Proteins found in one uncultured Campylobacter sp. genomic segment:
- a CDS encoding nitric-oxide reductase large subunit: MAEFKKLWMALVVVLIVGFSFLGFYGGEVYRQSPPVVKFTDASGAELISTERIYRGQEAWQSIGGMQVGSIWGHGAYQAPDWSADWLHKELVAFMDIKAQERFGVKFDALNDEQKAQIKALTKAEYRTNTVKDGTVKLSDDRLKAMAVVKDEYMGVFGNDPRFKKLREDYAMKENTLANEQHRAELVDFIFWTAWAVSTDRPSGEATYTNNWPHEPLIDNVPTTENVVWTIASLVILLTGIGLLVWFGNFYGKKDEDFEAPAKLNADPIAALALTPSQKALGKYLFVAVALFAFQAFIGGFVAHYTIEGQSFFGLDISQYIPYSLARTWHVQASIFWIATGFLAAGLFLAPIINGGKDPKFQKLGVDVLFYALLFLVVGSFAGEYMAIAGKMDPSSSFWIGHQGYEYLDLGRIWQLILFVGLVIWMVLVLRGFIAGFRAEGDKNLLAIFTASVIAVGLFYGAGLFYGQRSPIPVMEYWRWWVVHLWVEGFFEVFATASLAFVFASLGLVSKKFATYTSIASASIFLIGGIPGTFHHLYFAGTTTPIMAVGASFSALEVVPLVLLGSEAFHYYKLQFAQDWAKRLKWPLYCFIAVAFWNMLGAGVFGFLINPPLALFYIQGLNTTAVHAHTALFGVYGFLALGFVWLVALYIYKDKNFDDTLMKIGFWALNAGLLLMVLISLLPVGILQAFAAIDVGMWYARSAEFLQKDSLYGLRWARIIGDTIFLIGSVCFLLQIVRMIFSRSK, from the coding sequence ATGGCAGAATTTAAGAAGCTCTGGATGGCACTCGTAGTGGTGCTCATCGTGGGCTTTAGTTTCTTGGGTTTTTACGGCGGCGAGGTGTATAGGCAGTCTCCGCCGGTGGTAAAATTTACCGATGCTAGCGGAGCTGAGCTAATCAGCACCGAGCGCATTTACCGCGGGCAGGAGGCCTGGCAGAGCATCGGCGGTATGCAGGTGGGCTCGATCTGGGGTCATGGAGCGTATCAGGCGCCCGATTGGAGCGCGGATTGGCTACATAAGGAGCTGGTTGCGTTTATGGATATCAAGGCGCAGGAGCGTTTCGGCGTGAAATTTGACGCCTTAAATGACGAGCAAAAGGCGCAGATCAAAGCGCTTACAAAGGCCGAGTACCGCACCAACACCGTAAAAGACGGCACCGTTAAGCTAAGCGATGATCGCTTAAAGGCTATGGCTGTCGTAAAAGACGAGTACATGGGTGTTTTCGGAAACGATCCGCGCTTTAAAAAGCTTCGCGAGGATTACGCGATGAAGGAAAATACGCTCGCAAACGAGCAACACCGCGCCGAGCTCGTGGATTTCATCTTTTGGACTGCTTGGGCGGTTTCTACGGATCGTCCGAGCGGAGAGGCGACCTATACCAATAACTGGCCGCATGAGCCGCTAATAGACAATGTCCCTACCACGGAAAACGTCGTTTGGACGATCGCAAGCCTCGTTATTTTGCTTACCGGCATCGGCTTGTTGGTTTGGTTCGGAAATTTCTACGGCAAAAAGGACGAGGATTTCGAGGCTCCTGCGAAGCTAAACGCCGATCCGATCGCCGCTTTAGCGCTTACGCCGTCGCAAAAGGCGCTTGGTAAATATCTTTTCGTAGCGGTTGCGTTGTTTGCATTTCAGGCCTTCATCGGCGGCTTTGTTGCGCACTATACGATCGAGGGTCAGTCCTTTTTCGGGCTTGATATCTCGCAGTATATCCCTTACTCGCTAGCGCGCACCTGGCACGTGCAGGCATCCATTTTCTGGATCGCTACCGGCTTTTTGGCGGCGGGATTGTTTCTAGCTCCGATAATCAACGGTGGCAAGGATCCGAAATTTCAAAAGCTCGGCGTGGACGTGCTTTTCTACGCGCTTCTTTTCTTGGTCGTCGGCAGCTTCGCGGGCGAATACATGGCGATTGCGGGCAAGATGGATCCAAGCAGCAGCTTCTGGATCGGACATCAAGGATATGAATATTTAGACCTCGGTAGAATTTGGCAGCTGATACTGTTTGTGGGTCTTGTGATCTGGATGGTGCTCGTGCTGCGCGGCTTTATCGCAGGCTTTAGAGCCGAGGGCGATAAGAATTTATTGGCGATCTTTACCGCTTCGGTCATCGCCGTGGGGCTTTTTTACGGCGCGGGACTATTCTACGGACAGCGCTCGCCGATCCCAGTGATGGAGTATTGGCGCTGGTGGGTCGTGCACCTTTGGGTCGAGGGATTTTTCGAGGTTTTTGCGACGGCGTCTTTGGCGTTCGTGTTCGCATCCTTGGGCTTAGTAAGCAAGAAATTTGCCACCTACACCTCGATTGCTAGCGCGTCGATTTTCCTAATCGGCGGAATTCCTGGCACCTTCCACCACCTCTATTTTGCGGGCACCACTACGCCGATAATGGCTGTGGGTGCAAGCTTCTCGGCGCTTGAGGTCGTACCTTTGGTACTTTTGGGCTCGGAGGCGTTTCACTACTACAAGCTTCAATTCGCGCAGGATTGGGCTAAGCGTCTAAAATGGCCGCTTTACTGCTTTATCGCCGTGGCATTTTGGAATATGCTGGGCGCGGGCGTTTTCGGCTTTTTGATCAACCCGCCACTTGCGCTATTTTACATCCAGGGCTTAAACACCACCGCGGTACACGCGCATACGGCGCTATTTGGCGTATACGGCTTTTTGGCGCTCGGCTTCGTGTGGCTCGTGGCGCTGTATATTTACAAAGACAAAAACTTTGATGATACGCTGATGAAGATCGGCTTTTGGGCACTTAATGCGGGTCTGCTTCTGATGGTGCTGATTTCACTACTGCCTGTCGGAATTTTGCAGGCGTTCGCGGCGATCGACGTGGGTATGTGGTATGCAAGAAGCGCGGAATTTTTGCAAAAGGATAGCCTATACGGGCTCCGCTGGGCGCGTATCATCGGCGATACGATCTTTTTGATAGGAAGCGTGTGCTTCTTGCTGCAAATCGTGCGAATGATATTCTCGCGCTCTAAATAG
- a CDS encoding GatB/YqeY domain-containing protein: MGVREQILEDIKTAMKSGDHFRRDSLRMLNAALKQVEVDERISLSDERVFSILQSEIKRRNDSVEQYRAGGRDDLVQKEQGEIEIIASYLPAQLSDAELTAEVGSLIAQLGASGAKDMGRMMKAAKEALGSSVDGKRLSEAVKAALK, from the coding sequence ATGGGTGTGCGAGAGCAAATTTTAGAAGACATTAAAACGGCAATGAAAAGCGGCGATCATTTCCGCAGAGACAGCCTGCGGATGCTTAACGCCGCGCTTAAGCAGGTCGAGGTGGACGAGCGCATCAGCCTTAGCGACGAGCGCGTCTTTAGCATACTTCAAAGCGAGATCAAGCGCCGAAACGACTCTGTGGAGCAGTACCGTGCGGGCGGTCGCGACGATCTGGTGCAAAAAGAGCAGGGCGAGATCGAGATTATCGCGTCCTATCTGCCCGCGCAGCTAAGCGATGCCGAGCTTACCGCCGAGGTTGGCTCACTAATCGCGCAGCTCGGTGCGAGCGGCGCAAAGGATATGGGGCGCATGATGAAAGCTGCCAAGGAAGCGCTCGGCTCAAGCGTGGACGGCAAGCGCCTAAGCGAGGCGGTCAAGGCGGCACTGAAGTAG